In one Roseburia intestinalis L1-82 genomic region, the following are encoded:
- a CDS encoding dihydrofolate reductase → MNLIVAADENWAIGNKNELLVRIPADQKFFRETTMGKVVVMGRKTLETFPNGLPLMGRTNIVLTHDKKFRVPGALIVHDMEELHEELEKYNSEDIYVIGGESVYRQLIDECDVAHVTKIDFAYDADAHFPDLDADPAWEITADSEEQTYFDLEYYFYRYERVRK, encoded by the coding sequence ATGAATTTAATTGTAGCGGCAGATGAAAACTGGGCGATCGGTAATAAAAATGAATTGCTGGTGCGGATTCCGGCAGATCAGAAGTTTTTCCGTGAGACGACGATGGGCAAAGTGGTTGTGATGGGACGAAAGACATTGGAGACATTTCCAAATGGACTGCCTTTAATGGGACGGACGAATATTGTGCTGACACATGATAAAAAGTTCCGGGTTCCGGGAGCGCTGATCGTGCATGATATGGAAGAATTACATGAAGAGTTAGAAAAGTATAACAGCGAAGATATTTATGTGATCGGCGGGGAATCTGTTTATCGCCAGCTCATCGATGAATGTGATGTGGCGCATGTCACAAAAATCGATTTTGCATACGATGCGGATGCACATTTCCCGGATCTGGACGCAGATCCGGCATGGGAGATAACGGCAGACAGTGAGGAACAGACGTATTTTGATCTTGAGTATTATTTTTACCGGTATGAGAGAGTCAGAAAATAA
- a CDS encoding AEC family transporter: protein MENFIYSINVTFPIFLVMVIGYFLKQIGMLNDNFVTVANRFNFKVTLPFMLFRDIAGVDIRAVFDLKYVLFCALVSTACFWLIWGGVKLFLKDQTMRGAFVQASFRSSAAVMGLAFIQNIYGTSAMGPLMIVSAVPLYNIFSVIVLTFEGENASGVDGKQKIKEACIGIAKNPIILGILAGLIVGLLGIEFPTIINKTVNSVAQMATPLALITIGAGFEGRKALAKIKPTIAASLIKLVIQPLIFLPVAVWMGFGGEKMIAILIMLASPTTPSCYIMAKSMNNDGVLTASVIVTTTLLAAFTLTGWIFILKSVGLIG, encoded by the coding sequence ATGGAAAATTTTATTTACAGTATCAATGTGACGTTTCCGATTTTTTTAGTGATGGTCATCGGCTATTTTTTAAAACAGATCGGTATGTTAAACGACAATTTTGTCACGGTGGCAAACCGTTTTAATTTTAAGGTAACACTGCCGTTTATGCTGTTCCGTGATATTGCGGGCGTGGATATCAGGGCAGTATTCGATTTAAAATATGTATTGTTTTGTGCGCTTGTCAGTACCGCGTGTTTCTGGCTGATCTGGGGTGGCGTGAAGCTGTTTTTAAAGGATCAGACTATGCGGGGAGCTTTTGTGCAGGCATCGTTCCGCAGCAGTGCGGCGGTGATGGGACTTGCCTTTATCCAGAATATCTATGGAACCTCGGCGATGGGGCCGCTTATGATCGTCAGTGCGGTGCCGCTTTATAATATTTTTTCCGTGATCGTGCTGACCTTTGAGGGAGAAAATGCAAGCGGGGTGGATGGAAAACAAAAAATCAAAGAGGCATGTATCGGAATCGCCAAAAACCCGATCATTCTTGGCATTTTAGCAGGATTGATCGTCGGACTTTTAGGAATCGAATTTCCAACGATTATCAATAAGACGGTCAACAGTGTGGCGCAGATGGCTACACCGCTTGCACTGATCACGATCGGAGCCGGATTTGAGGGCAGAAAGGCACTTGCGAAGATCAAGCCGACGATCGCGGCATCTCTGATCAAGTTAGTGATCCAGCCGCTCATTTTCCTTCCGGTCGCAGTCTGGATGGGATTTGGTGGGGAGAAAATGATCGCAATTCTGATCATGCTTGCATCCCCGACAACGCCGAGCTGTTATATCATGGCAAAGAGCATGAACAACGACGGTGTGCTGACGGCGAGTGTGATCGTGACGACAACGTTATTAGCGGCATTTACGCTGACCGGATGGATCTTTATCTTAAAATCAGTCGGGTTGATTGGATAA
- the ilvB gene encoding biosynthetic-type acetolactate synthase large subunit: MDITGRKLFVKALQEEGVDTIFGYPGGTVTDLFDELYKQDSIDVVLPRHEQGLIHAAEGYAKSTGKVGVCLVTSGPGATNIITGLADAHYDSIPLVCFTGQVPLSLIGNDAFQEVDIVGMTRSVTKYGVTVRRREDLGRIIKMAFYIASTGKPGPVLIDIPKDIQTAAGPAEYPSNIQIRGYKPNESVHIGQLKKAYKLLRTAKKPLILAGGGINIAHANDKLLALAEKMQIPVVTTIMGKGAIPTSHPLYVGNSGMHGKYAANMAVSKCDVLFSIGTRFNDRITGDLNEFAPKAKIVHIDVDTASISRNVVVDVPVVSDANLALEKLLEWAESKDTEQWQKEIAEWDKKNPLEMRRDCGMTPQMVFEHVNRTFREAVYVTDVGQHQMWATQYLELDSWHQLITSGGLGTMGFGFPAAIGAKIGNRDKEVVCFTGDGGFQMNIQEMATAVVQEAPVIICLFNNYYLGMVRQMQQLFYGKRYEATCLRRRRICPANCKGPNASCPPYTPDFIALAKSYGAHGIRVEKEEDIQAALDEARTYTDAPTIIEFMISTDEIVLPMVKSGNPMSEMILK; this comes from the coding sequence ATGGATATAACAGGCAGAAAATTATTTGTAAAAGCGCTGCAGGAAGAGGGCGTGGATACCATTTTCGGTTATCCGGGCGGTACTGTGACGGATCTTTTCGATGAATTATATAAACAGGATAGTATTGACGTCGTCCTGCCAAGACATGAACAGGGACTGATCCATGCGGCGGAAGGATACGCGAAATCTACCGGAAAAGTCGGCGTGTGCTTAGTGACGAGTGGGCCGGGTGCGACCAATATCATTACAGGTCTTGCGGATGCGCATTATGACAGTATTCCACTGGTATGCTTTACGGGACAGGTTCCACTGTCTTTAATAGGAAATGATGCATTCCAGGAAGTAGATATTGTCGGAATGACAAGAAGTGTCACAAAATACGGTGTGACCGTGCGCAGACGGGAAGATTTGGGACGTATCATCAAGATGGCATTTTATATCGCATCCACCGGCAAGCCGGGACCGGTACTGATCGATATTCCGAAGGATATCCAGACGGCAGCAGGACCGGCGGAGTATCCGTCGAACATCCAGATCCGCGGTTATAAGCCGAATGAGTCGGTACATATCGGACAGTTGAAAAAAGCGTATAAACTGCTCCGCACCGCAAAGAAACCGCTGATCCTTGCCGGAGGAGGTATCAATATCGCACATGCGAATGACAAACTGCTCGCATTGGCGGAGAAGATGCAGATCCCGGTGGTCACAACGATCATGGGGAAAGGTGCGATCCCGACGAGCCATCCGCTCTATGTAGGAAACAGCGGTATGCATGGAAAATACGCAGCAAATATGGCAGTCAGCAAATGTGATGTGCTTTTTTCTATCGGAACAAGATTTAACGACCGTATTACAGGAGATCTGAATGAATTTGCACCGAAGGCGAAGATCGTACATATCGATGTGGATACGGCATCAATCTCCAGAAATGTCGTTGTGGATGTTCCGGTTGTATCAGATGCGAATCTGGCATTAGAAAAGCTGCTTGAATGGGCGGAATCGAAAGATACCGAGCAGTGGCAGAAGGAAATCGCAGAGTGGGATAAGAAAAATCCGCTTGAGATGCGCAGGGACTGTGGCATGACACCGCAGATGGTATTTGAGCATGTAAACCGTACCTTTAGAGAGGCTGTCTATGTGACGGACGTAGGACAGCATCAGATGTGGGCAACACAGTACCTGGAGTTGGATTCCTGGCATCAGCTGATCACATCCGGCGGACTTGGCACGATGGGATTTGGATTTCCGGCGGCGATCGGGGCAAAGATAGGCAACCGGGATAAGGAAGTTGTATGTTTTACGGGAGATGGCGGTTTTCAGATGAATATTCAGGAGATGGCAACGGCAGTCGTGCAGGAAGCGCCGGTGATCATCTGCCTGTTCAACAACTATTACCTTGGCATGGTGCGTCAGATGCAGCAGTTATTTTATGGAAAACGTTATGAGGCAACCTGCCTGCGCAGAAGGAGAATCTGTCCGGCGAACTGCAAGGGACCGAATGCATCCTGTCCGCCGTACACACCGGATTTTATCGCATTGGCAAAGAGCTACGGCGCACACGGGATCCGTGTGGAAAAAGAGGAGGACATCCAGGCGGCACTTGATGAGGCGCGTACCTACACAGATGCCCCGACCATCATTGAATTTATGATTTCCACGGATGAGATCGTACTTCCTATGGTAAAGAGCGGAAATCCAATGAGCGAGATGATTTTGAAATAG
- the ilvN gene encoding acetolactate synthase small subunit, which produces MKNRWIALYVENQVGVLAKVSGLFSGKSYNLQSLTVGTTEDETVSRMTICVTSDDITFEQIKKQLNRMVEVIKVIDLTDVPIHMKEILFAKVLDVDEAGKLEVFQIAQVFNVQVADIGNDSVLLECKLTERRNNELIALLKSKFHRIEVVRGGAVAIESISTSCR; this is translated from the coding sequence ATGAAAAATAGATGGATTGCATTATATGTGGAAAACCAGGTAGGTGTTTTAGCAAAAGTATCCGGTCTTTTTTCCGGAAAATCTTACAATCTCCAGAGTCTTACGGTTGGTACGACAGAGGATGAGACGGTTTCAAGAATGACGATCTGTGTGACCAGTGACGATATCACATTTGAGCAGATCAAAAAACAGTTGAACCGCATGGTTGAGGTTATTAAGGTCATTGACCTCACGGATGTGCCGATTCACATGAAAGAGATTTTATTTGCGAAAGTGTTAGATGTCGATGAGGCTGGAAAACTTGAGGTATTCCAGATCGCACAGGTATTTAATGTGCAGGTGGCAGATATCGGAAACGACAGTGTACTCTTAGAGTGCAAACTGACAGAACGACGCAACAATGAACTGATCGCTCTGTTAAAATCCAAATTCCACCGGATCGAGGTTGTGCGCGGTGGTGCAGTGGCGATTGAGTCAATCAGTACGTCATGCAGGTAA